The region GCTGGACCTGGTCGACCAGATCGCCGATCTGCGGTCGGGCGAGGTCACCTGGTACGGGGGCAACTTCTCCGCGTACGAGGGGGTCCTCGCCGGCGAGCAGGAGGCGGCGGAACGCATGGTGCGCGTGGCCGAGGCCGATCTGAAGAAGCAGAAGCGCGAGCTGGTCGACGCACAGGTCAAGCTCGCCCGTCGCAAGCGCTACGGCCAGAAGATGTTCGAACAGAAGCGCGAGCCGAAGATCGTCATGGGTGCGCGCAAACGGGCCGCCCAGGAGTCGGCGGGCAAGCACCGCATCATGCACGAGGAGAAGCTCGCGGAGGCGAAGGACCGGCTCGACGACGCGGTGGAGGCCGTACGGGACGACGACGAGATCCGTGTCGACCTGCCCCATACGGCCGTACCGCCGGGCCGCACCGTCCTCACGCTGGAGAACCTGGAGCTGAGGTACGGCGCGCGCGTGAACGGTGTGTTCGATCTGCGCGGGCCCGAGCGGGTCGCGCTGATCGGGCGCAACGGCGCGGGCAAGACGACGCTGCTGCGGACGATCGCCGGGGAGCTGGAGGCCGTGTCCGGCCAGGCCGTGGCCCATGTGCCGCTGCGGTTCCTGCCTCAGCGGCTCGATGTGCTCGACGGGGAGCTGACCGTGGCAGAGAACGTGGCCCGTTTCGCGCCCGCGGCCACGAACAACCGGGTCCGGGCACGGCTCGCCCGCTTCCTGTTCAAGGGGGCGAAGGCCGACCAGCGGGCGGCGACGCTCTCCGGCGGCGAACGCTTCCGGGCGGCGCTCGCGGCGCTGATGCTCGCCGAGCCCGCGCCGCAGCTCCTGATGCTCGACGAGCCGACCAACAACCTCGACCTGGCGAGCGTCCGCCAGCTCACCACGGCGCTGGAGTCCTACGAGGGCACGCTGATCGTCGCCAGCCATGACCTGCCGTTCCTGGAGTCGATCGGAATCACACGCCGGCTGCTGCTGGAAGGAGGAGAACTGAAAGAAACCACGGCGGAAGCTGTCGGGTATCCGACATAGCGCCGGTGCCCGGAGGCTGGCTAACGTCAGCTTTCGGGCACCGCCCCGCGTCACGTTCGGACGCGGGTCCGCCCGCCGTCCGGTCCGGGGGTGCCGAGTCGGGGGCTGTTGTGCGCGCGAACGGCGCTGCATGATGTGCGCCGACGCACCCTGCCGATTCGGAGACCGCACGTGCCCAGCCAGAAAGCCCTCATCCGCAGGCCCAGTCCCCTTCTCGCCGAAGGACTGGTGACGCACATCGAGCGCGAGAAGGTGGACGTCGACCTGGCCGTCGAACAGTGGGAGGGGTACGCCGAGGCGCTGCGCACGCACGGCTGGGAGACCGTCGAGGTCGATGCGGCCGACGACTGCCCCGACTCGGTGTTCGTCGAGGACGCCGTGGTCGTCTTCCGCAATGTCGCGCTGATCTCCCGCCCCGGCGCCGAGTCCCGGCGCGCCGAGACCGCCGGGGTCGAGGAGGCCGTGGCCCGGCTGGGCTGCTCGGTGAACTGGATCTGGGAGCCGGGGACCCTGGACGGCGGTGACGTCCTGAAGGTCGGCGACACGGTGTACGTGGGCCGCGGCGGGCGCACCAACGCGGCCGGGGTCCAGCAGCTGCGGGCGGCCCTCGAACCGCTCGGGGCGCGGGTCGTGGCCGTACCCGTGACCAAGGTGCTGCATCTGAAGTCGGCGGTCACCGCGCTGCCCGACGGGACGGTGATCGGCCATGAGCCCCTGGTGGACACGCCCTCGCTGTTCCCGCGCTTCCTGCCGGTGCCGGAGGAGTCCGGGGCGCATGTCGTGCTGCTCGGCGGCGGGAAGCTGCTGATGGCGGCGAGCGCCCCGCAGACGGCGGAGCTGCTCACGGGCCTCGGTCACGAACCGGTTCTCGTGGACATCAGCGAGTTCGAGAAGCTCGAGGGCTGTGTGACATGCCTCTCGGTACGACTGAGGGAGCTGTACCTCTGAGCACGCCCGCTCCCCGCTGGGACCCCCACTGATCAGGCACTCTTTACAGCACACTTAACCTACGGTTTCGTAACCTACGGATACGTAGCCTACGATGCCGTAGGTTTCGTCTCCGCTCGGAAACTCGCCGAGTGACTCGCTCGGCAACCCGCTCAGTAACTCGCTCGATATTTTCACGTCCCCCTGGAGCACCCGTGACGATCACTTCTCCCCACCTTGGCAGCCCGTCCGCCGCCTGGACCGACGCTCGGCTGCTGTACGCGCTGGAAGAAGTGGTCGAGACCGAGCTCAACCGCCACCTCAAGGTGGCCAAGGACTGGATGCCGCACGAGTACGTGCCGTTCAGCGACGCCCGCAACTTCCCCGGCTTCTTCGAGGACGGCGAGGCCTGGGGCAAGGAGCAGTCCAAGGTCACGGAGATCGGCCGGATCGCGCTGGTCGTCAACCTGCTCACCGAGGACAACCTGCCGAGCTACCACCACGAGATCGCCGCACTCTTCGGCCGTGACGGCGCCTGGGGCACCTGGGTGCACCGCTGGACCGCGGAGGAGGGCCGGCACGGCATCGTGATGCGCGACTACCTGCTCGCTTCCCGCGCCGTCGACCCCGACAAGCTCGAGGCGTTCCGTATGGCGCACATGAACGAGGGCTTCGAGTCGGACAACCGCCACTCGATGCTGCACACGGTCGCGTACGTCGCCTTCCAGGAGCTCGCGACCCGCGTCTCGCACCGCAACACCGGTCACCAGTCGGGCGACCCGGTCTGCGACCGCATGCTGGCGCGCATCGCGACCGACGAGAACCTGCACATGGTCTTCTACCGGAACCTGCTCAAGGCCGCGTTCGAGCTGGCCCCCGACCTGAGCATGCAGGCCGTCCGCGACGTCATCGTCAACTTCCGGATGCCCGGACACGGCATGCCCGGTTTCGAG is a window of Streptomyces mirabilis DNA encoding:
- a CDS encoding ABC-F family ATP-binding cassette domain-containing protein, which gives rise to MSTFPTSLTCTSLSFAWPDGTTVFDDLQVAFGPGRTGLVGVNGSGKSTLLKLIAGELTPTDGTIRVTGEVGYLPQNVTLDTVLRVDEALGIAATRAALHAIEAGDAAEEHFDVVSDDWDVEERALAMLGELGLGHVELDRTIGEVSGGESVLLRLAALLLRRPDILLLDEPTNNLDLYARRRLYAAVEAWSGVMVVVSHDRELLDLVDQIADLRSGEVTWYGGNFSAYEGVLAGEQEAAERMVRVAEADLKKQKRELVDAQVKLARRKRYGQKMFEQKREPKIVMGARKRAAQESAGKHRIMHEEKLAEAKDRLDDAVEAVRDDDEIRVDLPHTAVPPGRTVLTLENLELRYGARVNGVFDLRGPERVALIGRNGAGKTTLLRTIAGELEAVSGQAVAHVPLRFLPQRLDVLDGELTVAENVARFAPAATNNRVRARLARFLFKGAKADQRAATLSGGERFRAALAALMLAEPAPQLLMLDEPTNNLDLASVRQLTTALESYEGTLIVASHDLPFLESIGITRRLLLEGGELKETTAEAVGYPT
- the ddaH gene encoding dimethylargininase, giving the protein MPSQKALIRRPSPLLAEGLVTHIEREKVDVDLAVEQWEGYAEALRTHGWETVEVDAADDCPDSVFVEDAVVVFRNVALISRPGAESRRAETAGVEEAVARLGCSVNWIWEPGTLDGGDVLKVGDTVYVGRGGRTNAAGVQQLRAALEPLGARVVAVPVTKVLHLKSAVTALPDGTVIGHEPLVDTPSLFPRFLPVPEESGAHVVLLGGGKLLMAASAPQTAELLTGLGHEPVLVDISEFEKLEGCVTCLSVRLRELYL
- a CDS encoding acyl-ACP desaturase, which encodes MTITSPHLGSPSAAWTDARLLYALEEVVETELNRHLKVAKDWMPHEYVPFSDARNFPGFFEDGEAWGKEQSKVTEIGRIALVVNLLTEDNLPSYHHEIAALFGRDGAWGTWVHRWTAEEGRHGIVMRDYLLASRAVDPDKLEAFRMAHMNEGFESDNRHSMLHTVAYVAFQELATRVSHRNTGHQSGDPVCDRMLARIATDENLHMVFYRNLLKAAFELAPDLSMQAVRDVIVNFRMPGHGMPGFERAAAQMAIGEVYNMRIHHDDVLQPVLRHLKVLEMDGLGPEGLQAQEELGFFMGGLDAEASKFDEKLATRKARMAARAAG